The Sagittula sp. P11 genome window below encodes:
- the gltB gene encoding glutamate synthase large subunit has product MTKYDAEWVRAEEAKRKWMSENGMYHESEEHSSCGVGLAVSLDGKPSRKVVEAGIGALKAIWHRGAVDADGKTGDGAGIHVQIPVPFFYDQVERTGHTPRKDELLAVGQVFLPRTDFGAQEACRTIVETEVLRMGYYIYGWRHVPVSVACLGEKANATRPEIEQILISNAKGVDEEQFERELYVIRRRIEKAAAAAGIAGSGGLYIASLSCRSIIYKGMMLAEQVSEFYPDLQDERFESAFAIYHQRYSTNTFPQWWLAQPFRMLAHNGEINTLKGNVNWMKSHEIRMASSAFGDLAEDIKPIIATGSSDSAALDSVFEVLVRAGRNAPMAKTMLVPESWSKQAIELPESWRDMYSYCNSVMEPWDGPAALAMTDGRWVCGGLDRNGLRPMRYVVTGDGMLIAGSEAGMVPVDEATVREKGALGPGQMIAVDMKDGKLYHDVEIKDRLAASQPFGEWVGKITELDAALNAITEKPIFEGAELRRRQIAAGYSIEELEQVLAPMAEDAKEMIASMGDDTPSAVLSKKYRPLSHYFRQNFSQVTNPPIDSLREFRVMSLKTRFGNLKNVLDESSSQTEILVLDTPFIGNAQFAELQKHFNAPCVTLDCTFTPGPDALRDGLARIRAEAEDAVRSGAGHLILTDERTSEDKVAMPMILATSAVHSHLTRKGLRTFTSINVRSAECIDPHYFAVLIGAGATTVNPYLAEDSLADRIKRGLLDMTLTEAVARYREAIDQGLLKIMSKMGISVISSYRGGLNFEAVGLSRAMCAEYLPGMLSRISGIGVKGIQKKAEEVHRLGFLSGRDVLPIGGIYKARKSGETHAWGAQVMHLMQAACDRASYELWKQYSNAMQANPPIHLRDLLAIKPLGKPIPLEEVESITAIRKRFVTPGMSLGALSPEAHKTLNVAMNRIGAKSDSGEGGEDPAHFVPEPNGDNPSAKIKQVASGRFGVTAEYLNHCEELEIKVAQGAKPGEGGQLPGMKVTDLIARLRHSTKGVTLISPPPHHDIYSIEDLAQLIYDLKQINPRCKVTVKLVASSGVGTIAAGVAKAKADLILISGHNGGTGASPATSIKYAGLPWEMGLSEAHQVLAMNNLRSRVTLRTDGGLRTGRDIVMAAMMGAEEFGIGTAALIAMGCIMVRQCQSNTCPVGVCTQDPALREKFTGNADKVVNLISFYATEVREILAEIGARSLADVIGRADLLTQVSRGAEHLDDLDLNPLLIRVDGSDSIQYNRDKDRNPVPDTLDAEIVRDAARFLKDGEKMQLSYAVMNTHRTVGTRTSSHIVSKFGMRNALQPDHLHVKLTGSAGQSLGAFAAPGLKLEVSGDANDYVGKGLSGGTIVVRPPLVSPLVASENTIIGNTVLYGATDGYLFAAGRAGERFAVRNSGAKVVVEGCGSNGCEYMTGGVAVILGPIGANFGAGMTGGMAYLYDPDDQARDMMNMESLVTCPVTVSAWEDQLKDLIERHLAETRSQRAAEILQHWDLEKAHFVQVCPKEMLNKIPHPLGIEESLAVPAE; this is encoded by the coding sequence ATGACCAAATACGATGCAGAGTGGGTCCGGGCCGAGGAAGCCAAGCGCAAGTGGATGTCGGAGAACGGCATGTACCACGAGAGCGAGGAGCATTCCTCGTGCGGGGTGGGTCTTGCGGTCAGCCTTGACGGCAAGCCGTCGCGCAAGGTCGTGGAGGCGGGCATCGGCGCGCTGAAGGCGATCTGGCACCGCGGCGCGGTGGATGCGGACGGCAAGACCGGCGATGGCGCGGGCATCCACGTGCAGATCCCGGTGCCGTTCTTCTACGATCAGGTCGAGCGCACCGGCCACACGCCGCGCAAGGACGAGCTGCTGGCGGTGGGCCAGGTGTTCCTGCCGCGCACGGATTTCGGCGCGCAGGAGGCCTGCCGGACCATCGTGGAGACCGAGGTCCTGCGGATGGGCTACTACATCTACGGCTGGCGTCATGTGCCTGTGTCGGTGGCCTGCCTCGGCGAGAAGGCCAACGCGACGCGGCCCGAGATCGAGCAGATCCTGATCTCGAACGCGAAGGGCGTGGACGAGGAGCAGTTCGAGCGCGAGCTTTACGTGATCCGGCGGCGGATCGAGAAGGCGGCGGCGGCGGCGGGGATCGCCGGGTCGGGCGGCCTTTACATCGCGTCGCTGTCCTGCCGGTCGATCATCTACAAGGGCATGATGCTGGCGGAACAGGTCAGCGAGTTCTACCCGGACCTGCAGGACGAGCGGTTCGAGAGCGCGTTCGCGATCTATCACCAGCGCTATTCGACCAACACCTTCCCGCAGTGGTGGCTGGCGCAGCCGTTCCGCATGCTGGCGCACAACGGCGAGATCAACACGCTGAAGGGCAACGTCAACTGGATGAAGAGCCACGAGATCCGCATGGCGTCTTCGGCGTTCGGCGACCTCGCGGAGGACATCAAGCCGATCATCGCAACCGGGTCGTCGGACTCGGCGGCGCTGGATTCGGTGTTCGAGGTGCTGGTGCGCGCCGGGCGGAACGCGCCGATGGCGAAGACCATGCTGGTGCCGGAATCCTGGTCGAAGCAGGCCATCGAGCTGCCGGAATCCTGGCGCGACATGTATTCCTACTGCAACTCCGTGATGGAGCCGTGGGACGGTCCGGCGGCGCTGGCGATGACCGACGGGCGCTGGGTGTGCGGCGGGCTCGACCGGAACGGTTTGCGGCCGATGCGCTACGTGGTGACCGGCGACGGCATGCTGATCGCGGGCTCCGAGGCGGGCATGGTGCCGGTCGACGAGGCCACGGTCCGCGAGAAGGGCGCGCTTGGCCCGGGCCAGATGATCGCCGTCGACATGAAGGACGGCAAGCTCTACCACGACGTGGAGATCAAGGACCGCCTGGCGGCCAGCCAGCCGTTCGGCGAGTGGGTCGGCAAGATCACCGAGCTTGACGCCGCGCTGAACGCCATCACCGAGAAGCCGATCTTCGAGGGCGCCGAGCTGCGCCGCCGGCAGATCGCGGCCGGCTACTCCATCGAGGAGCTGGAGCAGGTGCTGGCGCCGATGGCGGAAGACGCCAAGGAGATGATCGCGTCGATGGGCGACGACACGCCCTCGGCCGTGCTGTCGAAGAAGTACCGCCCGCTGTCGCATTACTTCCGCCAGAACTTCAGCCAGGTGACCAACCCGCCGATCGACTCCCTGCGCGAATTCCGCGTGATGAGCCTGAAGACGCGCTTCGGCAACCTGAAGAACGTGCTGGACGAGTCGTCGAGCCAGACCGAGATCCTCGTGCTGGACACGCCGTTCATCGGCAACGCCCAGTTCGCCGAGCTGCAGAAGCACTTCAACGCGCCCTGCGTCACGCTGGACTGCACCTTCACACCCGGGCCGGACGCGCTGCGGGACGGTCTGGCGCGCATCCGGGCCGAGGCGGAGGATGCCGTGCGCTCCGGCGCGGGCCACCTCATCCTGACCGACGAGCGGACTTCGGAAGACAAGGTCGCGATGCCGATGATCCTTGCCACCAGCGCGGTGCACAGCCACCTGACGCGCAAGGGGCTGAGGACCTTCACCTCGATCAACGTGCGGTCGGCGGAATGCATCGACCCGCATTACTTTGCCGTGCTGATCGGCGCGGGCGCGACCACCGTGAACCCCTACCTCGCCGAGGACAGCCTGGCGGACCGCATCAAGCGCGGCCTGCTGGACATGACCCTGACCGAGGCGGTGGCGCGGTATCGCGAGGCCATCGACCAGGGCCTTCTGAAGATCATGTCGAAGATGGGCATCTCGGTCATCTCGTCCTACCGCGGCGGCCTGAACTTCGAGGCCGTGGGCCTCAGCCGTGCGATGTGCGCCGAGTACCTGCCCGGCATGCTGTCGCGCATTTCCGGCATCGGCGTGAAGGGCATCCAGAAGAAGGCCGAGGAGGTGCACAGGCTGGGCTTCCTGTCGGGCCGCGACGTGCTGCCCATCGGCGGCATCTACAAGGCGCGCAAGTCCGGCGAGACCCACGCATGGGGCGCGCAGGTCATGCACCTGATGCAGGCGGCCTGCGACCGGGCGTCCTACGAGCTGTGGAAGCAGTATTCCAACGCGATGCAGGCGAACCCGCCGATCCACCTGCGCGACCTTCTGGCGATCAAGCCGCTGGGCAAGCCGATCCCGCTGGAAGAGGTCGAGTCGATCACCGCGATCCGCAAGCGGTTCGTGACGCCGGGCATGTCGCTGGGGGCGCTGTCGCCCGAGGCGCACAAGACGCTGAACGTCGCCATGAACCGCATCGGGGCCAAGTCCGACAGCGGCGAGGGTGGCGAGGACCCGGCACACTTCGTGCCGGAACCCAACGGCGACAACCCGTCGGCGAAGATCAAGCAGGTGGCTTCGGGCCGGTTCGGCGTCACCGCCGAGTACCTGAACCACTGCGAGGAGCTTGAGATCAAGGTTGCCCAAGGCGCCAAGCCCGGCGAGGGCGGCCAGCTGCCCGGCATGAAGGTCACCGACCTGATCGCGCGCCTGCGTCATTCGACCAAGGGCGTGACGCTGATCTCGCCGCCGCCGCACCACGACATCTACTCGATCGAGGACCTTGCGCAGCTGATCTACGACCTCAAGCAGATCAACCCGCGCTGCAAGGTCACGGTGAAGCTGGTGGCGTCCTCGGGCGTCGGCACCATCGCGGCGGGCGTGGCGAAGGCCAAGGCCGACCTCATCCTGATCTCGGGCCACAACGGCGGCACCGGGGCGTCTCCGGCGACCTCGATCAAGTACGCCGGCCTGCCGTGGGAGATGGGGCTGTCCGAAGCGCACCAGGTGCTGGCGATGAACAACCTGCGGTCGCGGGTCACGCTGCGGACCGACGGCGGCCTGCGCACGGGCCGTGACATCGTGATGGCTGCCATGATGGGCGCCGAGGAGTTCGGCATCGGCACCGCCGCGCTGATCGCCATGGGCTGCATCATGGTTCGTCAGTGCCAGTCGAACACCTGCCCGGTGGGCGTCTGCACCCAGGACCCGGCGCTGCGCGAGAAGTTCACCGGCAACGCCGACAAGGTGGTGAACCTCATTTCCTTCTACGCGACGGAAGTGCGGGAGATCCTCGCCGAGATCGGTGCACGCTCGCTTGCGGACGTGATCGGCCGGGCGGACCTGCTGACGCAGGTGTCGCGCGGGGCGGAACATCTCGACGACCTCGACCTGAACCCGCTGCTGATCCGCGTGGATGGCTCCGACTCGATCCAGTACAACCGCGACAAGGATCGGAACCCGGTTCCCGATACGCTCGACGCGGAGATCGTGCGCGATGCGGCGCGGTTCCTGAAGGACGGCGAGAAGATGCAGCTGTCCTACGCGGTGATGAATACGCACCGGACCGTGGGCACGCGGACCTCGTCGCACATCGTGTCGAAGTTCGGGATGCGCAACGCGCTGCAGCCCGATCACCTGCACGTCAAGCTGACCGGCTCTGCCGGGCAGTCGCTGGGCGCCTTCGCGGCCCCGGGGCTGAAGCTGGAAGTGTCGGGCGACGCCAACGACTATGTCGGCAAGGGCCTGTCGGGGGGCACCATCGTGGTGCGTCCGCCGCTGGTCTCGCCGCTGGTGGCGTCGGAGAACACGATCATCGGCAACACCGTGCTGTACGGCGCGACCGACGGCTACCTGTTTGCCGCAGGCCGTGCCGGAGAGCGGTTCGCGGTGCGCAACTCCGGTGCGAAGGTCGTGGTCGAGGGCTGCGGGTCGAACGGCTGCGAGTACATGACCGGCGGTGTCGCCGTGATCCTCGGGCCGATCGGCGCGAACTTCGGTGCGGGGATGACGGGCGGCATGGCCTACCTGTACGATCCGGACGACCAGGCGCGCGACATGATGAACATGGAAAGCCTGGTGACCTGCCCGGTGACCGTGTCGGCCTGGGAAGACCAGCTGAAGGACCTGATCGAGCGTCACCTGGCCGAGACCCGGTCGCAGCGCGCGGCGGAGATCCTGCAGCACTGGGACCTGGAGAAGGCGCACTTCGTTCAGGTCTGCCCGAAGGAGATGCTGAACAAGATCCCGCATCCGCTGGGCATCGAGGAAAGCCTCGCCGTTCCGGCGGAGTGA
- a CDS encoding GFA family protein, whose amino-acid sequence MSALRSGPQTGGCMCGAVRFTATEVPVNVGACHCEMCRRWTGSALIGVTVPTEKVTWEGPVSVIASSDWAERGFCGRCGSGLYFRVTQESRWFGNTELPIGIFDDACGFEMTNEIYIDHKPDSFAYAGDGRRLLTRQDCVERFGVLEGGGPED is encoded by the coding sequence ATGAGCGCGCTGCGGTCCGGGCCGCAGACCGGCGGCTGCATGTGCGGGGCGGTGCGCTTTACCGCCACCGAGGTGCCGGTGAACGTGGGCGCCTGCCACTGCGAGATGTGCCGCCGCTGGACCGGCTCGGCGCTGATCGGTGTGACGGTGCCGACGGAGAAGGTGACGTGGGAGGGGCCGGTCTCGGTCATCGCCTCGTCGGACTGGGCGGAACGGGGGTTCTGCGGGCGCTGCGGCTCGGGGCTCTATTTCCGGGTGACGCAGGAGAGCCGGTGGTTCGGCAACACGGAGCTGCCCATCGGCATCTTCGACGACGCCTGCGGCTTCGAGATGACGAACGAGATCTACATCGACCACAAGCCCGACAGCTTCGCCTATGCGGGGGACGGGCGGCGCCTGCTGACGCGGCAGGACTGCGTGGAACGCTTCGGCGTGCTGGAGGGCGGCGGCCCGGAGGATTAA
- a CDS encoding NAD(P)-dependent oxidoreductase, whose product MAKQPMLKFVTTERQMPDKRDANVRNKDFNEIYAEFADARAKEQAARCSQCGVPYCQSHCPLHNNIPDWLRLTATGRMEEAYELAQSTNTFPEICGRICPQDRLCEGNCVIEKSGHGTVTIGTVEKYILDTAWENGWVKPASPAREREESVGIIGAGPGGLAAADMLRRAGVQVTVYDRYDRAGGLLTYGIPGFKLEKDVVMRRVKQLEDGGVRFVMNCNVGDDMSFDEIRAQHDAVIIATGVYKSRDLGGPGAGAKGIVKAIDYLTASNKSANFGDTVAEFEDGTLNAKGKKVVVIGGGDTAMDCVRTAIRQGAESVKCLYRRDRANMPGSQREVQNAEEEGVVFEWLTAPAGFKGGDVVSAVSVQKMRLGAPDASGRQRPELIDGSDYDEPADLVIKALGFEPEELPTLWGVPGLDVTRWGTVKAEFTTGRTALPGVYAIGDIVRGASLVVWAIRDGRDCVEALLKDLDAKTAVAAE is encoded by the coding sequence ATGGCCAAGCAGCCGATGCTGAAATTCGTCACCACCGAGCGCCAGATGCCGGACAAGCGTGACGCGAACGTCCGCAACAAGGATTTCAACGAGATCTACGCGGAGTTCGCCGACGCCCGTGCGAAGGAGCAGGCGGCGCGGTGTTCGCAGTGCGGCGTGCCTTACTGCCAGAGCCATTGCCCGCTGCACAACAACATCCCCGACTGGCTGCGGCTGACCGCGACCGGGCGGATGGAGGAAGCCTACGAACTGGCGCAGTCCACCAACACCTTCCCGGAGATCTGCGGCCGCATCTGCCCGCAGGACCGCCTGTGCGAAGGCAACTGCGTGATCGAGAAGTCGGGCCACGGCACCGTCACCATCGGCACGGTGGAGAAGTACATCCTCGACACCGCGTGGGAAAACGGCTGGGTGAAGCCCGCCTCGCCCGCGCGGGAGCGCGAGGAGTCGGTCGGCATCATCGGTGCGGGTCCCGGCGGCCTTGCCGCGGCGGACATGCTGCGCCGCGCCGGTGTGCAGGTCACGGTCTATGACCGCTACGACCGCGCGGGCGGGCTGCTGACCTACGGCATCCCCGGCTTCAAGCTGGAGAAGGACGTGGTCATGCGCCGCGTCAAGCAGCTCGAAGACGGCGGCGTGCGCTTCGTCATGAACTGCAACGTCGGCGACGACATGTCCTTCGACGAGATCCGCGCACAACACGATGCGGTCATCATCGCCACCGGCGTCTACAAGTCGCGCGACCTCGGCGGGCCGGGCGCGGGCGCAAAGGGCATCGTCAAGGCGATCGACTACCTCACCGCCTCCAACAAGTCGGCCAACTTCGGCGACACGGTGGCGGAGTTCGAGGACGGCACGCTGAACGCCAAGGGCAAGAAGGTCGTGGTGATCGGCGGCGGCGACACCGCCATGGACTGCGTCCGCACCGCGATCCGTCAGGGCGCCGAGAGCGTGAAATGCCTTTATCGCCGCGACCGCGCCAACATGCCCGGGTCGCAGCGCGAGGTGCAGAACGCCGAGGAAGAGGGCGTTGTCTTCGAATGGCTGACCGCACCGGCGGGCTTCAAGGGTGGCGACGTCGTCAGCGCGGTGAGCGTGCAGAAGATGCGCCTTGGCGCGCCGGATGCCTCGGGCCGCCAGCGGCCGGAGCTGATCGACGGATCGGACTACGACGAACCGGCGGACCTGGTGATCAAGGCGCTCGGCTTCGAGCCGGAAGAGCTGCCGACGCTCTGGGGTGTGCCGGGCCTCGACGTGACCCGCTGGGGCACCGTCAAGGCGGAGTTCACCACCGGCCGCACGGCGCTTCCGGGGGTCTACGCGATCGGCGACATCGTGCGCGGTGCCTCGCTGGTGGTCTGGGCGATCCGCGACGGGCGCGACTGTGTCGAGGCGCTGTTAAAGGATCTTGACGCAAAGACGGCCGTGGCGGCTGAATAA
- a CDS encoding undecaprenyl-diphosphate phosphatase: MPLTQLLILALIQGITEFLPISSSGHLILLPNLTGMQDQGLAIDVAVHVGTLGAVLLYFRADVKEAVSGLPRLLTGHMDTPGARLAFLLIVSTIPVIVAGLVLKVLGIDEMLRSTAVIGWTMLVFGLVLWWADRTGKEEKTDTDWSLKDAIIMGLWQAVALIPGTSRSGITITAARMLGYTRTDGAKLAMLMSIPTILASGALLSLDVLTGDDTVVVKDALIGAAFAFLAALLALTLMMRLLRSVSFTPYVIYRVILGAILLWIAYS, from the coding sequence ATGCCGCTGACCCAACTCCTGATTCTCGCACTGATCCAAGGTATTACCGAGTTTCTCCCGATTTCCTCCTCGGGTCACCTGATTCTTCTGCCCAACCTGACCGGAATGCAGGATCAGGGCCTCGCCATCGACGTTGCCGTCCACGTGGGCACCCTGGGGGCCGTGCTGCTGTATTTCCGGGCAGATGTGAAAGAGGCGGTCTCCGGCCTGCCCCGCCTGCTAACGGGACATATGGACACACCGGGCGCCCGGCTCGCATTCCTGCTGATCGTCTCGACCATCCCGGTGATCGTCGCGGGCCTCGTGCTGAAGGTCCTCGGCATCGACGAGATGCTGCGCTCCACCGCCGTGATCGGCTGGACGATGCTGGTCTTCGGGCTGGTGCTCTGGTGGGCCGACCGCACCGGCAAGGAAGAGAAGACCGACACCGACTGGTCGCTGAAGGACGCGATCATCATGGGGCTCTGGCAGGCCGTCGCCCTGATCCCCGGCACCTCGCGTTCGGGCATCACGATCACCGCCGCGCGGATGCTGGGCTACACCCGCACCGACGGCGCGAAGCTCGCCATGCTGATGTCGATCCCGACGATCCTCGCTTCCGGCGCGCTGCTGAGCCTCGACGTGCTCACCGGCGACGACACGGTGGTGGTGAAGGACGCGCTGATCGGCGCCGCCTTTGCCTTCCTCGCGGCGCTTCTGGCACTGACCCTGATGATGCGCCTGCTGCGCAGCGTCAGTTTCACGCCCTACGTCATCTACCGGGTGATCCTCGGCGCGATCCTGCTCTGGATCGCCTACAGCTGA
- the rlmH gene encoding 23S rRNA (pseudouridine(1915)-N(3))-methyltransferase RlmH, producing MKVHLCVVGRLKAGPERALIDDYLKRFDRSGRSLGLGPARVVEVDDRKGGGMAAEAVLLRKALPGGAKLCTLDERGALMTSPEFAGKLADLRDGGRSDLAFVIGGADGIDPGLRAEADFSLSFGAMVWPHMLVRVMLAEQLYRAASILAGAPYHRA from the coding sequence GTGAAAGTGCACCTGTGCGTGGTGGGCCGGCTGAAGGCCGGTCCGGAACGCGCCCTGATCGACGATTATCTCAAGCGGTTCGACCGCAGCGGCCGGTCGCTTGGCCTTGGCCCTGCGCGCGTGGTCGAGGTCGACGACCGCAAGGGCGGCGGCATGGCGGCAGAGGCCGTGCTGCTGCGCAAGGCGCTGCCCGGCGGCGCGAAGCTCTGTACCCTCGATGAGCGCGGCGCGCTGATGACCTCGCCGGAGTTCGCCGGAAAGCTGGCGGACCTGCGCGACGGCGGCCGTTCCGACCTGGCCTTCGTCATCGGTGGCGCGGACGGCATCGACCCCGGCCTGCGCGCCGAGGCGGATTTTTCGCTCAGTTTCGGTGCGATGGTCTGGCCGCACATGCTGGTGCGGGTGATGCTGGCGGAGCAGCTGTACCGGGCGGCCTCGATCCTGGCCGGGGCGCCGTATCACCGGGCCTGA
- the rsfS gene encoding ribosome silencing factor codes for MTAPTHPDPTSSEILATVLSTLSDNKAEDVVQIDLRGKSSVCDWMVIASGRSTRQVAALSDKLAETLKSELGVQCKMEGKDIGDWVLIDAGDVVVHVFRPEVREFYQLEKMWMPATASA; via the coding sequence ATGACGGCGCCGACCCATCCGGACCCGACGAGCAGCGAGATCCTCGCCACGGTCCTCTCCACCCTCTCCGACAACAAGGCCGAAGACGTCGTGCAGATCGACCTGCGCGGGAAGTCTTCTGTCTGTGACTGGATGGTGATTGCCTCCGGCCGGTCGACCCGGCAGGTCGCCGCGCTCTCGGACAAGCTGGCCGAGACCCTGAAGTCGGAGCTGGGCGTCCAGTGCAAGATGGAAGGCAAGGACATCGGGGACTGGGTGCTGATCGACGCGGGCGACGTTGTCGTGCACGTGTTCCGCCCCGAAGTGCGCGAGTTCTACCAGCTCGAGAAGATGTGGATGCCCGCGACCGCTTCGGCCTGA
- a CDS encoding metal ABC transporter solute-binding protein, Zn/Mn family — MTFTRRTFLGAAAALPLLPRRGHAAPPLRVTATTGMIADTARNVAGGLAEVTALMGPGVDPHGYRQTRSDIVTLTRGDVALRNGLNLEAQLEDLFETLSSRVPVVPVAESVPAEDILHNTIYEGRPDPHVWMVPRHWRHAVGATRDALTGLRPDQAETFAANTDAYLAELAGLQSYAAEVLATVPEPARVLVTAHDAFAYFGAEYGFEVLGIQGISTESEAGLQRIAMLVDTLVTRGIGAVFVESSVSDRNVRALIEGAASRGADVRIGGELFSDAMGQPGTYEGTWIGMIDHNVTTICNALGGTAPDRGMNGTLNAGI; from the coding sequence ATGACATTTACACGCCGGACCTTCCTTGGCGCCGCGGCCGCCCTTCCCCTCCTGCCGCGCAGGGGCCACGCCGCGCCGCCGCTCAGGGTCACCGCCACCACGGGCATGATCGCCGACACCGCGCGCAACGTGGCGGGCGGGCTGGCCGAGGTGACCGCGCTGATGGGCCCGGGCGTCGATCCGCACGGCTACCGCCAGACCCGCTCCGACATCGTCACCCTGACCCGGGGCGACGTGGCGCTGCGCAACGGCCTCAACCTCGAAGCGCAGCTCGAGGACCTCTTCGAAACCCTGTCCAGCCGCGTGCCCGTGGTGCCGGTTGCCGAATCCGTCCCGGCAGAGGACATCCTGCACAACACGATCTACGAAGGCCGCCCGGACCCGCACGTCTGGATGGTGCCCCGCCACTGGCGGCACGCGGTCGGGGCGACCCGCGACGCGCTGACCGGCCTGCGTCCCGACCAGGCCGAGACATTCGCCGCCAACACCGACGCCTACCTCGCGGAGCTGGCCGGGCTCCAGTCCTACGCGGCAGAGGTGCTGGCCACCGTGCCGGAACCCGCCCGCGTCCTCGTCACCGCCCACGATGCCTTTGCCTACTTCGGGGCCGAATACGGTTTCGAGGTCCTGGGCATCCAGGGCATCTCCACCGAATCCGAGGCCGGCCTGCAGCGCATCGCCATGCTGGTCGACACGCTCGTGACGCGCGGCATCGGCGCGGTCTTCGTCGAAAGCTCGGTCTCCGACCGCAACGTGCGCGCGCTGATCGAAGGGGCCGCGTCGCGCGGCGCCGACGTTCGCATCGGCGGAGAGCTGTTCTCCGACGCCATGGGCCAGCCCGGCACCTACGAGGGCACGTGGATCGGCATGATCGACCACAACGTGACCACGATCTGCAACGCGCTCGGCGGCACCGCCCCGGACCGCGGCATGAACGGCACGCTCAATGCAGGGATCTGA
- a CDS encoding metal ABC transporter ATP-binding protein codes for MRGPDLATSAGRPVTEDLSAAPLALRGLTVSYGGEPVIFSIDMTLAPGTMTAIIGPNGAGKSTLLKAALGVIRPLAGRVTAWGAPLEAARHRIAYVPQRASIDWDFPTTVMDVVLMGLWRELGLLKRTRKHHRDAALACLSRVGMEGFADRQIGQLSGGQQQRVFLARALAQKADLYMLDEPFAGVDAATESAIITVLHALRDEGRTVLSVHHDLATVPRYFDRVFLINRRRMAEGPTATTFTEKALASTYGGRLPDPRLHQGGPERTGLPNTA; via the coding sequence ATGCGCGGCCCCGACCTCGCCACATCCGCCGGACGCCCGGTGACCGAGGACCTCTCGGCGGCGCCGCTCGCCCTGCGCGGGCTGACCGTCTCCTATGGCGGCGAGCCGGTGATCTTCTCCATCGACATGACGCTGGCGCCCGGCACGATGACCGCGATCATCGGCCCCAACGGCGCGGGCAAGTCGACGTTGCTGAAGGCGGCGCTCGGGGTTATCAGGCCGCTCGCCGGCCGTGTCACCGCCTGGGGCGCCCCGCTCGAAGCGGCCCGCCACCGGATCGCCTACGTGCCGCAGCGCGCCTCCATCGACTGGGATTTCCCGACCACGGTCATGGACGTCGTTCTGATGGGCCTCTGGCGCGAACTGGGCCTGCTGAAACGCACCCGCAAGCACCACCGCGACGCGGCGCTGGCCTGCCTCTCCCGCGTGGGGATGGAGGGTTTCGCCGACCGCCAGATCGGCCAGCTTTCGGGGGGCCAGCAGCAGCGGGTCTTCCTCGCGCGGGCGCTGGCGCAGAAGGCCGACCTCTACATGCTGGACGAACCCTTTGCGGGGGTAGACGCCGCCACCGAAAGCGCGATCATCACCGTCCTGCACGCGCTGCGCGACGAAGGGCGCACCGTGCTGTCGGTGCACCACGACCTCGCCACCGTGCCGCGCTACTTCGACCGGGTCTTCCTGATCAACCGCCGCCGCATGGCCGAGGGACCCACAGCCACGACCTTCACCGAAAAGGCGCTGGCCTCCACCTACGGCGGGCGACTGCCCGACCCGCGCCTGCATCAGGGCGGACCGGAGCGGACCGGCCTGCCGAACACCGCCTGA